The following coding sequences lie in one Glycine soja cultivar W05 chromosome 16, ASM419377v2, whole genome shotgun sequence genomic window:
- the LOC114390339 gene encoding NEP1-interacting protein 1-like has protein sequence MEFVPNQCPLMGSFGNFVERVKRVGTLFVSAIIGNIFSAILTFCFALVGTLLGAMTGALIGQETESGFIRGAAIGAISGAVFSIEVFESSLVLWKSDESGIGCVLYLIDVLGSLLSGRLVRERIGPAMLSAVQSQMGAVEISFDEVQNLFDIGGAKGLSRDSVEKIPKITITSDNNVDASGEKDSCSVCLQDFQLGETGRSLPHCHHIFHLPCIDMWLMKHGSCPLCRRDLGNFVNAKYKP, from the exons ATGGAGTTTGTGCCAAATCAATGCCCTTTGATGGGTTCCTTTGGGAATTTCGTTGAGAGGGTCAAAAGGGTTGGTACCCTCTTCGTCTCTGCCATCATTGGGAACATATTCTCTGCGATCTTGACCTTCTGCTTTGCGTTAG TTGGCACTTTGTTGGGTGCTATGACTGGTGCCTTGATAGGCCAAGAGACAGAGAGTGGTTTCATTCGAGGGGCTGCTATAGGTGCCATATCAGGAGCTGTTTTTTCCATTGAAGTTTTTGAATCTTCCCTTGTTCTTTGGAAATCTGACGAATCTGGAATTGGGTGTGTCTTATACTTG ATTGATGTTCTTGGTAGCCTATTGAGTGGAAGACTAGTGCGTGAAAGGATAGGTCCAGCCATGTTGAGTGCTGTCCAAAGTCAG ATGGGTGCTGTTGAAATAAGCTTTGATGAGGTACAAAACCTCTTTGACATTGGTGGCGCCAAAGGTTTATCGAGAGATTCAGTTGAAAAGATCCCAAAGATCACAATTACTAGTGACAACAATGTTGATGCTTCTGGGGAGAAAGATTCATGTTCAGTTTGCCTTCAG GACTTTCAGCTTGGGGAGACTGGTAGAAGTTTGCCCCATTGTCATCACATATTTCACCTACCTTGCATTGATATGTGGCTGATGAAACATGGTTCCTGCCCATTATGCAGAAGGGATCTGGGTAATTTTGTAAATGCAAAGTACAAACCGTAA